The following proteins come from a genomic window of Panulirus ornatus isolate Po-2019 chromosome 21, ASM3632096v1, whole genome shotgun sequence:
- the SMC1 gene encoding structural maintenance of chromosomes protein 1A yields the protein MKAILKYIEVENFKSYRGFYHVGPLKPFTAVIGPNGSGKSNFMDAISFVMGEKTSSLRVKRLSDLIHGASIGQPISRSAHVTAVFKLDDGREKRFTRMVQGSSSDHKINGEIVSSQTYMKELEALGINVKGKNFLVFQGAVESIAMKNPKERTALFEEISGSGALKEEYDRLKAEMLKAEEDTQFTYQKKKGIAAERKEAKQEKEEAERYQRLKDELGEKQVEIQLFRLYHNEKEIAEFEKEARRKHGELEKVEKKKEKAEEVLKEKKKEHNRVSREMARMEQDIRELETEVNKKRPTFIKAKERVTHMQKKADSARKSLAQAIKAHNAHMDDIRELESELQEVEKKRAEFEDQVSQDSESQGKSVQLEEVQVKEYHRLKNAAARKSAQYLQELDSINREQKSDQDRLDNAQRRTAEIENRMRQKGHELEEAQKRVEKLMEHIRQSEASLEDQKRLRQELVSDVGYSKERISQLQEQLENVTEQLGDARVDKHEDSRRKKKQEIVENFKQLYSGVYDRMINMCQPIHKRYNVAITKVLGKYMEAIVVDTEKTARQCVQYLKDQMLDPETFLPLDYIQAKPLKERLRNIKEPRNVKLLYDVLQYDPPEIKRAVLFATNNALVCETPEDASKVAYEMEDGHRYDAVALDGTFFSKSGIISGGSLDLARKAKRWDEKHLSNLKASKEKLSEELREAMKKSRKESELNTVESQVRGIETRLKYSKTDKETTEKQIAQLQKELDKLKEELNTFEPQVRDIEKTMAEREALMSDVKEKMNTVEDVVFADFCKSIGVSNIRQYEERELQAQTDRANRRLEFEKQKNRILNQLEFEKSRDTQSNVARWERAVQDDEDALEQAKQAEQKQMGEIDKSMRDLEKKRSEKLAKKSECDEMDDEIGKARREVGTIAKDIQSVQKQINSIEHKMEQKKGERHSVLKQCKMDDILVPMTRGNMEDIENEGRESGESTLEYSSGLNTQVMYEKEARIVLDYSSLSETHKELDDIEDVQKTEKRMQKHITDLKNTIQRIQAPNMKAMQKLDLAREKLQETNSEFDSARKRAKKAKQAFERAKKERYDRFMAFFEHVSNEIDGIYKALAKNPSAQAFLGPENPEEPYLDGINYNCVAPGKRFQPMSNLSGGEKTIAALALLFGIHSYQPAPFFVLDEIDAALDNTNIGKVASYIVEKKSQLQTIVISLKEEFYQNADALIGICPDPGECLISKVLTLDMESYPLPRQEEPIGPFGAPR from the exons ATGAAAGCCATACTGAAATACATAGAGGTAGAAAACTTCAAGTCATACCGCGGATTTTATCATGTCGGTCCACTCAAACCCTTTACTGCTGTCATCGGCCCCAATGGATCAG GGAAATCAAATTTTATGGACGCCATCTCTTTTGTTATGGGTGAGAAGACCTCAAGTTTACGTGTTAAGCgactaagtgaccttattcatgGTGCATCCATTGGTCAGCCCATCTCTCGCTCAGCACACGTAACAGCAGTCTTCAAACTTGACGATGGCAGGGAGAAGCGTTTCACTCGTATGGTTCAGGGATCATCATCAGACCACAAAATTAATGGAGAG ATCGTAAGCAGCCAAACATATATGAAGGAGCTAGAGGCACTTGGCATCAACGTCAAGGGGAAAAACTTTCTGGTGTTCCAGGGAGCAGTTGAATCTATAGCTATGAAAAACCCTAAGGAAAGAACAGCACTCTTTGAGGAAATtagtgg GTCAGGGGCACTGAAAGAGGAATATGATCGACTGAAGGCAGAAATGTTGAAGGCTGAAGAGGATACCCAGTTCACATACCAGAAGAAGAAGGGAATTGCAGCTGAGCGTAAAGAGGCAAAACAAGAGAAGGAGGAAGCTGAAAGATACCAGAGGCTGAAAGATGAATTA GGGGAAAAACAAGTAGAGATACAGTTATTCCGACTGTATCATAATGAGAAGGAGATTGCAGAATTTGAAAAGGAGGCACGTAGAAAACATGGAGAATTAGAGAaagtagagaaaaagaaagagaaggcagaagaggtgctgaaagagaagaagaaagaacatAATCGGGTATCTAGAGAAATGGCCAGAATGGAACAGGATATTCGAGAACTG GAAACTGAAGTGAACAAAAAGCGACCAACAttcataaaggcaaaggagagagTAACACACATGCAGAAGAAGGCTGACTCAGCTCGAAAGTCGCTTGCTCAAGCCATCAAGGCACACAATGCTCACATGGATGATATTCGAGAGCTAGAGAGTGAATTAcaggaggtggagaagaagagAGCTGAGTTTGAAGATCAGGTCTCACAGGATTCTGAGAGTCAAG GTAAAAGTGTCCAGCTGGAAGAGGTGCAAGTTAAGGAATATCACAGGCTTAAAAATGCTGCCGCTCGCAAATCAGCTCAATACCTGCAGGAGCTGGACTCCATTAACCGTGAACAGAAATCTGATCAGGACCGCCTTGATAATGCTCAGCGACGCACTGCTGAGATAGAAAATCGTATGCGGCAGAAAGGCCATGAGTTAGAAGAAGCACAAAAGAGAGTAGAAAAGTTGATGGAGCACATACGTCAGTCAGAGGCATCACTGGAGGATCAGAAGCGACTGAGACAA GAGTTGGTATCAGATGTTGGATATAGCAAGGAAAGAATTTCACAACTTCAAGAGCAACTTGAAAATGTGACTGAACAGCTAGGTGATGCACGAGTTGACAAACATGAAGATTCACGGAGGAAGAAGAAACAGGAAATTGTAGAGAACTTCAAACAACTTTACTCTGGGGTGTATGACCGTATGATCAACATGTGTCAACCTATTCATAAGAG GTATAATGTTGCTATCACAAAGGTCCTTGGCAAGTACATGGAGGCTATAGTTGTTGACACTGAGAAGACGGCACGTCAGTGTGTACAGTATCTCAAGGACCAGATGCTGGACCCAGAGACTTTCCTCCCTCTCGATTACATCCAAGCCAAACCTCTCAAGGAAAGACTCAGGAATATCAAAGAGCCAAGGAATGTCAAGCTTTTGTATGATGTCTTGCAGTATGACCCACCAGAGATCAAGAGAGCAGTACTGTTTGCCACAAATAATGCTTTGGTGTGTGAGACGCCTGAAGATGCATCTAAAGTAGCATATGAAATGGAAGATGGCCACAGGTATGATGCTGTGGCTCTGGATGGTACATTCTTCTCAAAATCTGGTATAATTTCTGGAGGTAGTTTAGATTTGGCAAGGAAAGCCAAAAGATGGGATGAAAAGCATTTATCAAATCTGAAAGCTTCCAAAGAGAAACTGTCAGAAGAATTGCGGGAAGCTATGAAGAAGTCACGTAAAGAGTCTGAGCTTAATACAGTAGAATCTCAGGTTCGTGGTATTGAGACAAGGCTTAAAtattccaagacagacaaagagaccaCTGAGAAACAGATAGCACAGTTGCAGAAAGAGCTAGACAAATTAAAAGAGGAGCTGAATACTTTTGAACCACAAGTACGTGACATAGAGAAAACAATGGCAGAGCGTGAGGCCCTTATGAGTGATGTGAAGGAGAAGATGAATACAGTGGAAGATGTTGTCTTTGCTGACTTTTGTAAGTCAATTGGAGTCTCCAACATACGTCAATATGAAGAGCGGGAGCTGCAGGCCCAGACTGACCGTGCCAATCGTCGCTTAGAATTTGAAAAGCAAAAGAATCGCATTTTGAACCAGTTAGAGTTTGAGAAGTCCCGGGACACACAAAGTAATGTGGCAAGATGGGAACGTGCAGTGCAGGATGATGAGGATGCACTGGAGCAGGCCAAACAAGCAGAGCAGAAGCAG ATGGGAGAAATTGACAAATCTATGCGAGACCTGGAGAAAAAACGCTCTGAGAAGTTGGCCAAGAAATCAGAATGTGATGAGATGGATGATGAGATTGGCAAGGCACGTCGAGAAGTTGGGACCATTGCCAAAGACATCCAGAGTGTACAGAAACAAATTAATTCTATTGAGCATAAGATGGaacagaaaaaaggagaaag ACACTCCGTATTGAAGCAGTGTAAGATGGACGATATCTTGGTGCCCATGACTAGAGGCAACATGGAAGACATAGAGAATGAGGGTCGTGAAAGTGGAGAGTCTACCCTTGAGTACTCTTCAGGGCTTAACACTCAG GTGATGTATGAGAAAGAGGCTAGGATTGTACTAGATTATTCCTCCTTATCCGAGACACACAAGGAGCTGGATGACATAGAAGATGTCCAAAAAACTGAAAAGCGTATGCAGAAACATATAACTGATCTCAAAAACACCATTCAGCGTATACAA GCACCAAATATGAAGGCAATGCAGAAGTTGGACCTGGCCCGGGAAAAGCTTCAGGAGACTAACTCTGAGTTTGACAGTGCACGTAAGCGTGCAAAGAAAGCCAAACAAGCTTTTGAAAGAGCCAAAAAGGAGCGTTATGACCGCTTCATGGCCTTTTTTGAGCATGTGTCCAATGAGATTGATGGCATTTACAAG GCACTTGCTAAGAATCCCTCTGCTCAAGCCTTTTTAGGGCCAGAAAATCCTGAAGAACCATACCTAGATGGCATTAACTACAACTGTGTTGCTCCTGGCAAGAGGTTCCAACCAATGTCTAATCTCTCAGGTGGAGAGAAGACTATTGCTGCTCTTGCACTCCTTTTTGGAATTCATAG TTACCAGCCAGCACCATTTTTTGTCCTGGATGAGATTGATGCTGCCTTAGACAACACCAACATTGGCAAGGTGGCATCATATATAGTGGAGAAGAAGTCCCAGTTGCAGACCATTGTCATCTCACTCAAAGAGGAGTTTTACCAGAATGCTGATGCTCTCATAGGAATTTGCCCAGAT CCTGGTGAGTGTCTGATCAGCAAGGTGTTGACACTGGATATGGAGAGTTACCCGCTACCAAGACAAGAAGAACCTATTGGGCCTTTTGGTGCTccg cggTGA